One genomic segment of Drosophila willistoni isolate 14030-0811.24 chromosome 2R unlocalized genomic scaffold, UCI_dwil_1.1 Seg200, whole genome shotgun sequence includes these proteins:
- the LOC6643711 gene encoding myosin heavy chain, muscle isoform X22: protein MPKPIASQEDEDPTPYLFVSLEQRRIDQSKPYDSKKNCWVPDEKEGYLLGEIKATKGDIVSVGLPGGETRDFKKDQLQQVNPPKYEKAEDMSNLTYLNDASVLHNLRQRYYNKLIYTYSGLFCVAINPYKRYPVYTNRCAKMYRGKRRNEVPPHIFAISDGAYVDMLTNHVNQSMLITGESGAGKTENTKKVIAYFATVGASTKKDESQKNKGSLEDQVVQTNPVLEAFGNAKTVRNDNSSRFGKFIRIHFGPTGKLAGADIETYLLEKARVISQQSLERSYHIFYQIMSGSVAGVKDMCFLSDNIYDYYNVSQGKVTVPNMDDGEEFQLADQAFDILGFTKQEKEDVYRITAAVMHMGGMKFKQRGREEQAEQDGEEEGGRVSKLFGCDTAELYKNLLKPRIKVGNEFVTQGRNVQQVTNSIGALCKGVFDRLFKWLVKKCNETLDTQQKRQHFIGVLDIAGFEIFDYNGFEQLCINFTNEKLQQFFNHTMFVLEQEEYKREGIDWAFIDFGMDLLACIDLIEKPMGILSILEEESMFPKATDQTFSEKLTNTHLGKSAPFQKPKPPKPGQQAAHFAIGHYAGVVAYNITGWLEKNKDPLNDTVVDQFKKSQNKLLIEIFADHAGQSGGGEQAKGGRGKKGGGFATVSSAYKEQLNSLMTTLRSTQPHFVRCIIPNEMKQPGLVDAHLVMHQLTCNGVLEGIRICRKGFPNRMVYPDFKMRYMILAPAIMAAEKVFKNAAAKCLEAVGLEPDMYRIGHTKVFFRAGVLGQMEEFRDERLGKIMSWMQAWARGYLSRKGFKKLQEQRVALKVVQRNLRKYLQLRTWPWYKLWQKVKPLLNVSRIEDEIARLEEKAKKAEELHAAEVKVRKELEALNAKLLAEKTALLDSLSGEKGQLQDFQERNAKLTAQKNDLENQLRDIQERLTQEEDARNQLFQQKKKADQEISGLKKDIEDLELNIQKAEQDKATKDHQIRNLNDEIAHQDELINKLNKEKKMQGETNQKTGEELQSAEDKINHLNKVKAKLEQTLDELEDSLEREKKVRGDVEKSKRKVEGDLKLTQEAVADLERNKKELEQTIQRKDKELSSITAKLEDEQVVVGKHQRQIKELQARIEELEEEVEAERQARAKAEKQRADLARELEELGERLEEAGGATSAQIELNKKREAELSKLRRDLEEANIQHESTLANLRKKHNDAVAEMAEQVDQLNKLKAKAEHDRQTCHNELNQTRTACDQLGRDKAAQEKIAKQLQHTLNEVQSKLDETNRTLNDFDASKKKLSIENSDLLRQLEEAESQVSQLSKIKISLTTQLEDTKRLADEESRERATLLGKFRNLEHDLDNLREQVEEEAEGKADLQRQLSKANAEAQVWRSKYESDGVARSEELEEAKRKLQARLAEAEETIESLNQKCIGLEKTKQRLSTEVEDLQLEVDRANAIANAAEKKQKAFDKIIGEWKLKVDDLAAELDASQKECRNYSTELFRLKGAYEEGQEQLEAVRRENKNLADEVKDLLDQIGEGGRNIHEIEKARKRLEAEKDELQAALEEAEAALEQEENKVLRAQLELSQVRQEIDRRIQEKEEEFENTRKNHQRALDSMQASLEAEAKGKAEALRMKKKLEADINELEIALDHANKANAEAQKNIKRYQQQLKDIQTALEEEQRARDDAREQLGISERRANALQNELEESRTLLEQADRGRRQAEQELADAHEQLNEVSAQNASISAAKRKLESELQTLHSDLDELLNEAKNSEEKAKKAMVDAARLADELRAEQDHAQTQEKLRKALEQQIKELQVRLDEAEANALKGGKKAIQKLEQRVRELENELDGEQRRHADAQKNLRKSERRVKELSFQSEEDRKNHERMQDLVDKLQQKIKTYKRQIEEAEEIAALNLAKFRKAQQELEEAEERADLAEQAISKFRAKGRAGSVGRGASPAPRATSVRPQFDGLAFPPRFDLAPENEF from the exons ATGCCGAAGCCAATCGCAAGTCAGGAGGATGAAGATCCCACCCCTTACTTGTTCGTGTCTTTGGAACAAAGACGTATCGATCAATCGAAACCCTATGACTCGAAGAAGAACTGCTGGGTGCCCGATGAGAAGGAGGGTTATCTCCTTGGTGAAATCAAGGCCACCAAGGGTGATATCGTCTCCGTTGGCTTGCCTGGTGGAGAG ACAAGAGACTTCAAGAAAGATCAGCTCCAGCAAGTGAACCCTCCAAAATACGAAAAAGCCGAGGATATGTCTAACTTGACATACCTTAACGATGCCTCTGTGCTCCATAACTTGAGACAGAGATACTACAACAAGCTCATCTAT ACCTACTCAGGTCTTTTCTGCGTTGCCATCAATCCTTACAAGCGCTACCCTGTGTATACCAACCGTTGCGCTAAGATGTACCGTGGCAAGCGCCGTAATGAAGTGCCACCCCATATTTTCGCCATCTCTGATGGTGCCTACGTGGACATGTTGACCAATCACGTTAATCAATCTATGTTGATTACCGGTGAGTCTGGTGCCGGTAAGACTGAGAACACCAAGAAGGTAATTGCTTACTTCGCCACCGTTGGTGCATCGACCAAGAAGGATGAGTCACAGAAGAACAAGGGTTCCCTGGAAGATCAGGTTGTGCAAACTAACCCTGTGCTTGAGGCTTTCGGTAACGCTAAGACCGTGCGTAACGATAACTCTTCCCGTTTC GGTAAATTCATCCGTATTCACTTCGGTCCCACTGGTAAACTGGCTGGTGCTGATATTGAGACTT ATCTGTTGGAGAAGGCTCGTGTCATCTCTCAGCAATCTCTGGAGCGTTCTTACCACATTTTCTACCAGATCATGTCTGGCTCCGTGGCCGGTGTGAAAG ACATGTGCTTCCTCTCTGATAACATTTACGACTACTATAACGTATCCCAGGGTAAAGTTACTGTACCCAACATGGATGATGGTGAGGAATTCCAGCTTGCAGAT CAAGCCTTCGACATCTTGGGCTTCACCAAGCAAGAGAAGGAGGATGTGTACAGAATCACCGCCGCTGTCATGCACATGGGTGGCATGAAGTTCAAGCAACGTGGTCGCGAGGAGCAGGCTGAACAGGATGGTGAAGAGGAGGGTGGTCGTGTATCGAAATTGTTCGGTTGCGATACCGCTGAGTTGTACAAGAACTTGTTGAAGCCCCGCATCAAGGTCGGTAACGAGTTCGTCACCCAGGGTCGTAACGTCCAACAGGTCACCAACTCGATCGGTGCCCTCTGCAAGGGTGTGTTCGATCGTCTCTTCAAATGGCTGGTCAAGAAGTGTAACGAGACTCTGGATACTCAGCAGAAGCGTCAGCATTTCATTGGTGTGCTGGATATTGCTGGTTTTGAAATCTTCGAT TACAATGGCTTCGAACAATTGTGTATTAATTTCACCAATGAGAAATTGCAACAGTTCTTTAACCATACCATGTTCGTTTTGGAGCAAGAAGAATACAAACGTGAAGGTATCGATTGGGCCTTCATTGATTTCGGTATGGATTTGTTGGCCTGTATCGATTTGATTGAAAAG CCTATGGGTATCTTGTCCATCCTGGAAGAAGAGTCTATGTTCCCCAAGGCCACCGATCAGACCTTCTCGGAGAAGCTGACCAACACCCATTTGGGTAAATCAGCTCCATTCCAGAAGCCCAAGCCTCCAAAGCCCGGCCAGCAGGCTGCCCACTTTGCCATTGGCCATTATGCTGGTGTTGTCGCCTATAACATCACCGGTTGGTTGGAGAAGAACAAGGATCCTTTGAACGACACTGTTGTCGATCAGTTCAAGAAGTCGCAGAACAAGCTGCTTATCGAAATCTTTGCTGATCATGCTGGTCAGTCTGGTGGCGGTGAACAGGCTAAGGGCGGTCGTGGCAAGAAGGGCGGTGGCTTCGCTACTGTCTCATCGGCCTACAAGGAGCAGTTGAACAGCTTGATGACCACTCTGCGTTCCACACAGCCTCACTTCGTCCGTTGCATCATTCCCAACGAAATGAAGCAGCCTGGTCTTGTTGATGCTCACTTGGTTATGCACCAGCTGACATGTAACGGTGTGCTTGAAGGTATCCGTATTTGCCGTAAAGGTTTCCCCAACAGAATGGTCTACCCCGATTTCAAGATGCG TTACATGATTTTGGCCCCGGCTATTATGGCCGCTGAAAAGGTGTTCAAGAATGCGGCCGCCAAATGTTTAGAAGCTGTTGGACTGGAACCCGATATGTATCGCATTGGTCACACTAAG GTGTTCTTCCGTGCCGGTGTCCTGGGTCAGATGGAGGAGTTCCGTGATGAGCGTTTGGGCAAGATTATGTCCTGGATGCAAGCCTGGGCTCGTGGTTACTTGTCCCGCAAGGGCTTCAAGAAGCTGCAAGAACAGCGTGTTGCCCTCAAGGTTGTGCAACGCAACTTGCGCAAATACTTGCAACTGCGTACCTGGCCATGGTACAAACTGTGGCAGAAGGTCAAGCCTTTGCTCAACGTCAGCCGTATTGAGGATGAAATTGCC CGTCTGGAGGAGAAGGCAAAGAAGGCTGAGGAATTGCATGCCGCTGAAGTGAAAGTACGCAAGGAGTTGGAGGCTCTCAATGCCAAATTGTTGGCTGAGAAGACCGCCCTGTTGGACTCCCTGTCCGGCGAGAAGGGTCAGTTGCAGGACTTCCAGGAGCGCAACGCTAAGTTGACCGCCCAGAAGAACGACCTCGAGAACCAGCTGCGC GACATCCAAGAGCGCCTGACTCAGGAGGAAGATGCCCGCAACCAACTGTTCCAACAGAAGAAGAAGGCCGACCAGGAGATCTCTGGCTTGAAGAAGGATATCGAAGATCTGGAATTGAACATCCAGAAGGCCGAGCAAGACAAGGCCACCAAGGATCACCAGATCCGCAACTTGAACGACGAGATCGCCCACCAGGATGAGCTCATCAACAAGTTGAACAAGGAGAAGAAGATGCAGGGTGAGACCAACCAGAAGACTGGTGAGGAACTCCAGTCCGCTGAGGACAAGATTAACCACTTGAACAAGGTTAAGGCCAAGCTCGAACAGACCCTCGATGAACTCGAGGACTCTCTGGAGCGTGAGAAGAAGGTGCGCGGTGATGTTGAGAAGTCCAAGCGCAAGGTTGAGGGTGACCTTAAGTTGACTCAGGAGGCTGTCGCTGATCTTGAGCGCAACAAGAAGGAGTTGGAACAGACCATCCAACGCAAGGACAAGGAATTGTCTTCCATCACTGCCAAGCTCGAGGATGAgcaagttgttgttggcaagcACCAGCGCCAGATCAAGGAACTGCAAGCCCGCATCGAAGAGCTCGAGGAAGAGGTTGAGGCTGAGCGTCAAGCTCGCGCCAAGGCCGAGAAACAGCGTGCCGATTTGGCCCGCGAATTGGAGGAATTGGGCGAGCGTCTGGAAGAGGCTGGCGGTGCCACCTCTGCCCAGATTGAGCTCAACAAGAAGCGTGAGGCTGAGCTCAGCAAATTGCGTCGTGATCTTGAGGAAGCCAACATCCAGCATGAGTCTACCCTCGCCAACCTGCGCAAGAAGCACAACGATGCTGTCGCTGAGATGGCCGAGCAAGTTGATCAGCTCAACAAGCTGAAGGCTAA gGCTGAACATGATCGTCAGACTTGCCACAACGAGTTGAATCAGACTCGCACTGCTTGCGATCAATTGGGTCGCGATAAG GCTGCCCAAGAAAAGATTGCCAAGCAGTTGCAGCACACCCTCAACGAAGTCCAATCCAAATTGGATGAGACCAACCGCACTCTGAACGACTTCGATGCCAGCAAGAAGAAGTTGTCCATTGAGAACTCCGATCTGTTGCGCCAGCTGGAGGAAGCCGAATCCCAGGTTTCGCAGTTGTCCAAGATCAAGATCTCCCTGACCACCCAGTTGGAAGATACCAAGCGTCTGGCTGATGAGGAATCTCGCGAGCGCGCCACTTTGTTGGGCAAGTTCCGCAACTTGGAGCACGACCTCGACAACCTGCGCGAACAGGTTGAGGAGGAGGCTGAGGGTAAGGCTGATTTGCAGCGTCAATTGAGCAAGGCCAACGCCGAAGCCCAGGTCTGGCGTAGCAAGTACGAATCGGACGGTGTTGCCCGTTCCGAGGAGTTGGAGGAAGCCAAGAGGAAGTTGCAGGCCCGTTTGGCTGAGGCTGAAGAGACCATTGAGTCCCTCAACCAGAAGTGCATTGGTCTGGAGAAGACCAAGCAGCGTCTGTCCACTGAAGTGGAGGATCTGCAATTGGAAGTGGACCGTGCCAACGCCATTGCCAACGCCGCCGAGAAGAAGCAGAAGGCATTCGACAAGATCATTGGCGAATGGAAACTCAAGGTCGATGATTTGGCCGCTGAATTGGATGCTTCCCAGAAGGAGTGCCGCAACTACTCCACTGAATTGTTCCGTCTCAAGGGTGCCTATGAGGAGGGACAGGAGCAGCTTGAGGCTGTGCGTCGTGAGAACAAGAACTTGGCTGATGAAGTCAAGGATCTGCTTGACCAGATCGGTGAGGGTGGCCGCAACATCCACGAAATCGAGAAGGCTCGCAAGCGTCTTGAAGCCGAAAAGGATGAACTCCAGGCTGCTTTGGAAGAGGCTGAGGCCGCTCTTGAGCAGGAGGAGAACAAGGTTCTGCGCGCTCAATTGGAATTGTCCCAAGTCCGCCAGGAAATCGATCGCCGTATCCAGGAGAAGGAAGAGGAATTCGAGAACACCCGCAAGAACCACCAGCGCGCTCTCGACTCCATGCAGGCCTCCCTCGAAGCCGAAGCCAAGGGCAAGGCTGAGGCCCTGCGCATGAAGAAGAAGTTGGAAGCCGACATCAACGAATTGGAGATTGCTCTGGATCATGCCAACAAG GCTAACGCCGAGGCCCAGAAGAACATCAAGCGCTACCAACAGCAGTTGAAGGATATCCAGACCGCTCTGGAGGAAGAACAGCGTGCCCGCGATGATGCCCGTGAACAGTTGGGCATCTCTGAGCGTCGTGCCAATGCTCTGCAGAACGAACTCGAGGAGTCCCGCACTCTGTTGGAGCAGGCCGACCGTGGCCGTCGCCAAGCCGAACAGGAATTGGCCGATGCCCACGAGCAGTTGAACGAAGTTTCTGCCCAGAACGCTTCCATCTCTGCTGCCAAGAGGAAATTGGAGTCTGAGCTCCAGACCCTCCACTCCGACTTGGATGAGCTCCTGAACGAAGCCAAGAACTCCGAAGAGAAGGCCAAGAAGGCTATGGTTGATGCCGCCCGCCTGGCTGATGAACTCCGTGCCGAGCAGGATCATGCCCAGACCCAGGAGAAATTGAGAAAGGCCCTGGAACAGCAAATCAAGGAATTGCAAGTCCGTCTGGATGAGGCTGAGGCCAACGCCCTTAAGGGTGGCAAGAAGGCCATTCAGAAGTTGGAGCAACGCGTCCGCGAATTGGAGAACGAATTGGACGGTGAGCAGCGCCGTCATGCTGATGCCCAGAAGAACCTGCGCAAGTCCGAGCGTCGCGTCAAGGAATTGAGCTTCCAGTCTGAGGAGGACCGCAAGAACCACGAGCGCATGCAAGATCTGGTCGACAAACTGCAACAGAAGATCAAGACATACAAGAGGCAGATTGAGGAAGCCGAGGAAATCGCTGCCCTCAACTTGGCCAAATTCCGCAAGGCCCAGCAGGAGCTCGAGGAAGCCGAGGAGCGTGCCGATCTGGCTGAGCAGGCAATTAGCAAATTCCGTGCCAAGGGACGTGCCGGTTCGGTTGGACGTGGTGCCAGCCCAGCG CCCCGTGCGACGTCCGTTAGGCCACAATTCGACGGTTTGGCTTTCCCACCCAGATTCGACCTTGCTCCTGAAAACGAATTCTAA